A window from Azoarcus sp. DD4 encodes these proteins:
- a CDS encoding ABC transporter ATP-binding protein, producing MSAPALSTRGLGIQFGAFRAVNDVNLTVEPGARQALIGPNGAGKTTLINLLTGVYKPTSGSIQLGGEDITGLSCDQRARIGLVRTFQINTLFPSLTPLLSVVLAISERDGLGATWWRPLTRCTAAFDEAHALLARLRLDSLADVPVSALAYGKQRLLEIALAMAARPRILLLDEPAAGIPAGESGELFEVVAELPDDISILFIEHDMDLVFRFSRRISVLVAGEVLTEGTPAEISADPRVREVYLGSGTHAGEVHV from the coding sequence ATGAGCGCCCCCGCACTTTCCACCCGCGGCCTCGGCATCCAGTTCGGCGCCTTCCGCGCGGTCAACGACGTCAATCTGACGGTCGAACCCGGCGCCCGCCAGGCCCTGATCGGCCCCAACGGCGCCGGCAAGACCACGCTGATCAACCTGCTGACCGGCGTGTACAAACCGACCTCGGGCAGCATCCAGCTCGGCGGCGAGGACATCACCGGCCTGTCTTGCGACCAACGCGCTCGCATCGGCCTGGTCCGCACCTTCCAGATCAACACCCTGTTTCCCAGCCTCACGCCGCTGCTGTCGGTGGTACTGGCGATCAGCGAGCGTGACGGCCTCGGCGCCACCTGGTGGCGACCGCTGACGCGCTGTACCGCCGCCTTCGACGAAGCCCACGCGCTGCTGGCGCGGCTGCGGCTGGACAGCCTGGCCGACGTGCCGGTGTCGGCGCTGGCCTACGGCAAGCAGCGCCTGCTGGAAATCGCGCTGGCGATGGCGGCACGACCGCGCATCCTGCTGCTCGACGAACCCGCCGCAGGCATCCCGGCGGGCGAGAGCGGCGAACTGTTCGAAGTCGTCGCCGAACTGCCGGACGACATCAGCATCCTCTTCATCGAGCACGACATGGACCTCGTCTTCCGCTTCTCCAGGCGCATCTCGGTACTGGTCGCCGGCGAGGTCCTGACCGAAGGCACGCCCGCCGAGATTTCCGCCGATCCCCGCGTGCGCGAGGTCTATCTCGGCAGCGGCACCCATGCAGGAGAAGTCCATGTCTGA
- a CDS encoding branched-chain amino acid ABC transporter permease: MTLLTLSSRRLPLVEALFWAALASSYFLLPDHLTLLSQVLIFGLFAVSLDMALGYAGILTVGHAAFFGCGAYAAGLLARHGWSEPFSGLLLALLVCGALGYILSYLVVRGADLTRLMITIGVCVLLAELANRLSGITGGTDGLQGITMDPVLGVFEFDLWGRTAFIYSFAMVLVAFLLARLIVRSPFGLALRGIHDSRKRMQAIGSPVEARLRMAYAFSAAIAGVAGALLAQTSQFVGIESLSFNRSAEILIILVLGGTGRLYGGMIGAIVYMLVHDWFADMNPQYWMFWLGIFLIAAVMLGRGGIMGMLSRLVTVRRA, encoded by the coding sequence ATGACCTTACTCACCCTCTCTTCCAGACGTCTGCCGCTGGTCGAAGCCCTGTTCTGGGCGGCGCTGGCGAGCAGCTACTTCCTGCTGCCCGACCACCTCACCCTGCTCAGCCAGGTGCTGATCTTCGGCCTGTTCGCGGTCTCGCTCGACATGGCGCTGGGCTATGCCGGCATCCTCACCGTCGGCCATGCGGCCTTCTTCGGCTGCGGCGCCTACGCCGCCGGCCTGCTCGCCAGGCACGGCTGGAGCGAGCCATTCTCCGGCCTGTTGCTGGCGCTGTTGGTGTGCGGCGCGCTCGGCTACATCCTGAGCTACCTTGTGGTGCGCGGCGCCGACCTCACCCGGCTGATGATCACCATCGGCGTCTGCGTACTGCTGGCCGAACTGGCCAACCGCCTGTCCGGCATCACCGGCGGCACCGACGGCCTGCAGGGCATCACCATGGATCCGGTATTGGGCGTGTTCGAATTCGACCTGTGGGGCAGGACCGCCTTCATCTACAGCTTCGCCATGGTGCTGGTGGCCTTCCTGCTGGCACGGCTGATCGTGCGCTCGCCCTTCGGCCTGGCGCTGCGCGGCATTCACGACAGCCGCAAGCGCATGCAGGCGATTGGCTCGCCGGTCGAGGCGCGGCTGCGCATGGCCTACGCCTTCTCCGCGGCCATCGCCGGGGTGGCGGGCGCGCTGCTGGCGCAGACCTCGCAGTTCGTCGGCATCGAATCGCTCAGCTTCAACCGTTCCGCCGAGATCCTCATCATCCTCGTGCTGGGCGGCACCGGCCGACTCTACGGCGGCATGATCGGCGCCATTGTCTACATGCTGGTGCACGACTGGTTCGCCGACATGAATCCGCAGTACTGGATGTTCTGGCTCGGCATCTTCCTGATCGCGGCAGTCATGCTGGGCCGCGGCGGCATCATGGGCATGCTGTCGCGTCTCGTCACCGTGAGGAGAGCCTGA
- a CDS encoding branched-chain amino acid ABC transporter permease: MGIVIFDGVAYGMLLFLIAVGLSITMGLMSFVNLAHGAFAMVGGYAAAVAMNRFGIGFFPALAISFAAAAAVGAILEFGLYRRLYRAHPLDQVLLSIGLVFVAIAVFTYFFGPTMQPFALPESLAGRVSLLGLEVGSYRLFLVVCGLLVLGCMLLLLNKTRYGAMVRAAVDNQRVARGTGIHVQRLFFLTFSLGCGLAGLGGALSLGVLGLEPSFPLKYLIFFLIVVCVGGAGTITGPFVAALLVGIVDVAGKYYLPEFGAFLIYVFMVITLLVRPNGLIPRKGI; the protein is encoded by the coding sequence ATGGGCATAGTGATATTCGACGGCGTGGCCTACGGCATGCTGCTTTTTCTCATCGCGGTCGGTCTGTCGATCACGATGGGCCTGATGAGCTTCGTCAACCTGGCTCACGGCGCCTTTGCCATGGTCGGCGGCTATGCCGCGGCGGTGGCGATGAACCGCTTCGGCATCGGCTTCTTCCCGGCGCTGGCGATCAGCTTCGCGGCCGCCGCCGCGGTCGGCGCGATACTGGAATTCGGCCTCTACCGCCGGCTGTACCGCGCCCATCCGCTCGACCAGGTGCTGCTGTCCATCGGCCTGGTGTTCGTGGCCATCGCGGTCTTCACCTACTTCTTCGGCCCGACCATGCAGCCCTTCGCGCTGCCGGAAAGCCTGGCCGGCCGCGTTTCGCTGCTGGGGCTGGAAGTCGGCAGCTACCGGCTCTTCCTGGTGGTCTGCGGCCTGCTAGTGCTCGGCTGCATGCTGCTGCTCCTCAACAAGACGCGCTATGGCGCGATGGTGCGGGCGGCGGTGGACAACCAGCGCGTAGCGCGCGGCACCGGCATCCATGTGCAGCGCCTGTTCTTCCTCACCTTCTCGCTCGGCTGCGGGCTGGCGGGCCTGGGCGGCGCGCTCAGCCTGGGCGTGCTCGGACTGGAGCCGAGCTTTCCGCTGAAATACCTGATCTTCTTCCTGATCGTGGTCTGTGTCGGCGGCGCCGGCACCATCACCGGCCCCTTCGTCGCGGCGCTGCTGGTCGGCATCGTGGACGTGGCCGGCAAGTACTACCTGCCCGAGTTCGGCGCCTTCCTGATCTACGTGTTCATGGTGATCACGCTGCTCGTCCGGCCCAACGGACTGATTCCGCGCAAGGGGATATGA
- a CDS encoding ABC transporter substrate-binding protein: protein MRKTPLLAALALACSAGFAQVATAADDTLRIGVIATYSGPYADYGRQFDAGIQLYLKEHGGMIGGKKVEIIKKDTAGPAPDAAKRFAQELVVRDKVNFIAGLDFSPNAYAIAPIVTQAKIPTVVMNASSSAITTSSPYIARVSFTVQQVSAPMAQWMLKNGIKETYVVVADYASGTDSHTAFEQAFTAGGGKVVGSVRTPMNNPDFSAYVQRIKDAKPQSVFFFFPSGVMPPAFLKAWKERGMEEAGIKLFATGEATDDSYLTATGDVAKGLITSHHYSYAHKSDKNQKFVKDFYATFGKEMRPSYFAITAYDGLAAIDGALQKTKGDVSGDKVMEALKGLTLESPRGPIEIDATTKDIVQTVYIRRTEQVGGELVNVEFDKFDKVKDPAKEGK, encoded by the coding sequence ATGAGAAAGACCCCCTTGCTGGCCGCACTGGCCCTGGCGTGTAGTGCCGGGTTCGCCCAGGTCGCCACGGCCGCGGACGACACCCTGCGCATCGGCGTGATCGCCACCTACTCCGGCCCCTACGCCGACTACGGCCGCCAGTTCGACGCCGGCATCCAGCTCTACCTGAAGGAGCATGGCGGCATGATCGGCGGCAAGAAGGTTGAGATCATCAAGAAGGACACCGCCGGCCCGGCGCCCGACGCCGCCAAGCGCTTCGCCCAGGAACTGGTGGTGCGCGACAAGGTGAACTTCATCGCCGGCCTCGACTTCAGCCCCAACGCCTACGCCATCGCCCCCATCGTCACCCAGGCCAAGATCCCGACCGTGGTGATGAACGCCTCGTCCTCGGCGATCACCACCAGCTCGCCCTACATCGCCCGCGTGTCCTTCACCGTGCAGCAGGTATCGGCGCCGATGGCGCAGTGGATGCTGAAGAACGGCATCAAGGAGACCTACGTCGTGGTGGCCGACTACGCCTCCGGCACCGATTCGCACACCGCCTTCGAGCAGGCCTTCACCGCCGGCGGCGGCAAGGTCGTCGGCAGCGTGCGCACACCGATGAACAACCCGGACTTCTCCGCCTACGTGCAGCGCATCAAGGATGCCAAGCCGCAGTCGGTGTTCTTCTTCTTCCCCTCCGGCGTGATGCCGCCGGCCTTCCTCAAGGCCTGGAAGGAGCGCGGCATGGAAGAGGCCGGCATCAAGCTGTTCGCCACCGGCGAGGCCACCGACGACAGCTACCTCACCGCCACCGGCGACGTTGCCAAGGGCCTGATCACCAGCCACCACTATTCCTACGCCCACAAGTCGGACAAGAACCAGAAGTTCGTCAAGGACTTCTACGCCACCTTCGGCAAGGAGATGCGCCCGAGCTACTTCGCCATCACCGCCTACGACGGCCTTGCCGCCATCGACGGCGCGCTGCAGAAGACCAAGGGCGACGTGTCCGGCGACAAGGTGATGGAAGCGCTCAAGGGCCTGACGCTGGAAAGCCCGCGCGGCCCGATCGAGATCGACGCCACCACCAAGGACATCGTGCAGACGGTGTACATCCGCCGCACCGAACAGGTCGGCGGCGAGTTGGTGAACGTCGAATTCGACAAGTTCGACAAGGTCAAGGACCCGGCCAAGGAAGGCAAGTAA
- a CDS encoding NAD(P)/FAD-dependent oxidoreductase: MNAAPPVLVIVGASYAGAQLAASARDAGFDGRILLIGDETRAPYQRPPLSKGLLTGKTQVDALALKADDFYRESGIELLTGHRVTALDTAGRVVVLDDGRRLGYDWLALTTGARCRPLTLPGAHLAGVFELRSLGDALALDAAARNARRACVIGGGFIGLEVASALATRGLQVSVVEAAPRLLARAVTPELSDFVAALHRRHGVDIHCGQGVRALIGQADRVTAVELQDGESIACDLVVAGIGVLPNTGLAERAGIACANGILTDALGQTSAPRVLAAGDCAAFPNPYAADPAAPIRLESIQAANDLARAAASLVAGQPQPYAAVPWFWSDQYDAKLQMAGLMAADDEVVVRGDIASGRFSLFCLRGGRIASVHAVSRPADHMLGRKLVAARCAATPAQLADEGFDLKSLLAVQACNSCNAQ; the protein is encoded by the coding sequence GTGAACGCCGCCCCGCCTGTTCTCGTCATCGTCGGTGCCTCCTACGCAGGCGCCCAGCTCGCCGCCAGCGCACGCGACGCCGGCTTCGACGGGCGCATCCTGCTGATCGGCGACGAGACCCGTGCCCCCTACCAGCGCCCGCCGCTCTCCAAGGGCCTGCTCACCGGCAAGACCCAGGTCGATGCGCTGGCGCTCAAGGCCGACGACTTCTACCGTGAGAGCGGCATCGAACTTCTCACCGGCCACCGCGTCACCGCGCTCGACACCGCCGGCCGCGTGGTCGTGCTCGACGACGGCCGCCGCCTCGGCTACGACTGGCTGGCGCTCACCACCGGTGCACGCTGCCGGCCGCTGACGCTGCCCGGCGCCCACCTCGCCGGCGTGTTCGAACTACGCAGCCTGGGCGACGCCCTGGCGCTCGACGCCGCCGCCCGCAACGCCCGCCGCGCCTGCGTCATCGGCGGCGGCTTCATCGGCCTGGAGGTCGCGTCCGCGCTGGCCACCCGCGGCCTGCAGGTGAGCGTGGTGGAAGCCGCGCCGCGCCTGCTGGCGCGTGCGGTCACGCCCGAATTGAGCGACTTCGTCGCCGCGCTGCACCGCCGCCACGGGGTGGACATCCACTGCGGCCAGGGCGTGCGCGCGCTGATCGGCCAGGCCGACCGAGTCACCGCGGTCGAACTGCAGGACGGCGAAAGCATCGCCTGCGACCTGGTGGTGGCCGGCATCGGCGTGCTGCCCAACACCGGCCTGGCCGAACGGGCCGGCATTGCCTGCGCCAACGGCATCCTCACCGACGCCCTCGGCCAAACCTCGGCGCCGCGCGTGCTCGCCGCCGGCGACTGTGCAGCCTTCCCCAATCCGTACGCCGCCGATCCGGCCGCGCCGATCCGGCTGGAATCCATCCAGGCGGCCAACGACCTTGCCCGCGCCGCCGCCAGCCTGGTCGCCGGCCAGCCGCAGCCTTATGCGGCAGTTCCCTGGTTCTGGAGCGACCAGTACGACGCCAAGCTGCAGATGGCCGGCCTGATGGCAGCGGACGACGAAGTAGTCGTGCGCGGCGATATCGCCAGCGGCCGCTTCAGCCTGTTCTGCCTGCGCGGCGGACGCATCGCCTCGGTGCATGCCGTCAGCAGACCGGCCGACCACATGCTCGGCCGCAAGCTGGTGGCCGCGCGCTGCGCCGCCACCCCGGCCCAACTGGCCGACGAAGGCTTCGACCTCAAATCGCTGCTCGCCGTCCAGGCCTGCAACTCATGCAATGCGCAGTGA
- a CDS encoding 2Fe-2S iron-sulfur cluster-binding protein — MPTINFILKDGTTRAVEAPIGQSVMEAAIRNNVRGIDAECGGSCSCATCHVYVDDAFLDKLPAPDDMEQELLDGVAAERRPGSRLSCQLPLSAELDGIVVSVPAQQA; from the coding sequence ATGCCCACGATCAACTTCATCCTCAAGGACGGCACCACCCGCGCGGTGGAAGCCCCCATCGGCCAGAGCGTCATGGAAGCGGCCATCCGCAACAACGTCCGCGGCATCGACGCGGAATGCGGCGGCAGCTGCTCCTGTGCCACCTGCCATGTCTATGTGGACGACGCCTTCCTCGACAAACTGCCGGCGCCCGACGACATGGAGCAGGAGTTGCTGGACGGCGTCGCCGCCGAACGCCGCCCCGGCAGCCGCCTGAGCTGTCAGCTGCCGCTCAGCGCCGAGCTGGACGGTATCGTCGTCAGCGTGCCGGCGCAGCAAGCGTGA
- a CDS encoding glutamine synthetase family protein, producing the protein MASFVDRFDLWSPAQADAADAVIRRIDAEGLELVRFAFPDQHGVLRGKTLVAEAAKDALRDGVNMTTTLLAKDTSHKTVFPVFSTGGGFDFPGMQGGADFTMVADPDTFKILPWAHKTGWVLCDAYMADGQPSPLSTRQILRRAVSQLDELGLEFIAGLEVEFHVFRLDDPKMALPDSGQPGTSPAVSLLSHGHQYLTEQRYDGVDTVMELLRTTIQGLELPLRSLEIEFGPSQFEITFGPTAGLAPADAMVLLRSAVKQVCRRYGYHATFMCRPKIPNVMSSGWHLHQSLKSKRDGRNVFVPETAGEDLSEIGRHYLGGLLAHACGSAALASPTINGYRRYRPFSLAPDRAVWGRDNRGALLRVLGGVGQSATRIENRIGEPTANPYLYLASQLFSGLDGIHRRIEPGPSADSPYETAAAPLPRTLGDALDALRADNYLCEQLGRRFVDYLCHIKEAEIARFNLEVSDWEQREYFEMF; encoded by the coding sequence ATGGCCAGCTTTGTAGATCGCTTCGATCTGTGGTCGCCGGCGCAGGCCGACGCCGCGGACGCGGTCATCCGCCGGATCGACGCCGAAGGGCTAGAGCTGGTGCGCTTCGCCTTTCCAGACCAGCACGGCGTGCTGCGCGGCAAGACCCTGGTCGCCGAGGCGGCCAAGGATGCACTGCGCGACGGCGTCAACATGACGACCACGCTGCTGGCGAAGGACACCTCGCACAAGACCGTCTTCCCGGTGTTCTCCACCGGCGGCGGCTTCGACTTCCCCGGCATGCAGGGCGGCGCCGATTTCACCATGGTCGCCGATCCGGACACCTTCAAGATCCTGCCCTGGGCGCACAAGACCGGCTGGGTGCTGTGCGACGCCTACATGGCCGACGGCCAGCCGTCGCCCTTGTCTACCCGCCAGATCCTGCGCCGCGCCGTGAGCCAGCTGGACGAACTCGGCCTCGAGTTCATCGCCGGGCTGGAGGTGGAATTCCACGTCTTCCGCCTCGACGATCCGAAGATGGCGCTGCCCGATTCCGGCCAGCCGGGCACGTCGCCGGCGGTGTCGCTGCTGTCGCACGGCCACCAGTACCTCACCGAGCAGCGCTATGACGGCGTCGACACGGTGATGGAGTTGCTGCGCACCACCATCCAGGGCCTGGAACTGCCGCTGCGTTCGCTGGAGATCGAGTTCGGCCCCAGCCAGTTCGAGATCACCTTCGGCCCCACCGCCGGACTGGCGCCGGCCGATGCCATGGTGCTGCTGCGCAGCGCGGTCAAGCAGGTGTGCCGGCGCTACGGCTACCACGCCACCTTCATGTGCCGGCCGAAGATTCCGAACGTGATGTCGAGTGGCTGGCACCTGCATCAATCGCTGAAGAGCAAGCGCGACGGCCGCAACGTCTTCGTGCCCGAAACCGCCGGCGAGGATCTGAGCGAGATCGGCCGCCACTACCTCGGCGGCCTGCTCGCCCACGCCTGCGGTTCGGCCGCGCTCGCCAGCCCGACCATCAACGGCTACCGCCGCTACCGGCCGTTCTCGCTGGCGCCCGACCGCGCGGTGTGGGGGCGCGACAACCGTGGCGCGCTGCTGCGGGTGCTCGGCGGTGTCGGCCAGTCCGCCACCCGGATCGAGAACCGCATCGGCGAACCCACCGCCAACCCCTACCTCTACCTCGCCTCGCAACTGTTCTCCGGGCTGGACGGCATCCACCGCCGCATCGAACCCGGCCCGTCGGCCGACTCGCCCTACGAGACCGCCGCTGCCCCGCTGCCACGCACCCTGGGCGACGCGCTCGACGCGCTGCGCGCCGACAACTACCTGTGCGAGCAGCTCGGCCGGCGCTTCGTCGACTACCTCTGCCACATCAAGGAAGCCGAGATCGCCCGCTTCAACCTCGAAGTGAGCGACTGGGAACAGCGCGAATACTTCGAGATGTTCTGA
- a CDS encoding aromatic ring-hydroxylating dioxygenase subunit alpha — MISAEQNDLITRIGPAAPAGKLLRRYWQPVALVEELEEKRPVKAVRLMGQDFVLFRDDKGQLGMLDRDCPHRGADLAFGRLEGGGLRCPFHGWLFDTKGTCLETPAEPEGSKLCSRIKQSAYPVVEKSGIVFAYIGEGEPPAFPEFDCFVAPDTHVFAFKGLFECNWLQALEVGIDPAHASYLHRFFQDEDTEASYGKQFRGASNDSDMPITKVLREYDRPEINVESADYGLRLTSLRKLSEDSTHVRVTNVVFPQAFVIPMSSEMTISQWHVPVDDYNCYWYAIFTSFTGPVNKQQMREQRLELYELPDYTSRKNKRNNYGYSIDEQLNETYTGMGNDINVHDQWAIESQGPIQDRTREHLGTTDKGIVAYRRILVNAIEATQAGQPAPMLIDAAQAAAFSGPPSIDGVSPSDKTASYCLEADRKRREQSSWAAARLPK; from the coding sequence TTGATCAGTGCAGAACAGAACGATCTCATCACCCGCATCGGCCCCGCAGCTCCTGCCGGCAAGCTGCTGCGCCGCTACTGGCAGCCGGTCGCCCTCGTCGAAGAACTGGAAGAAAAGCGCCCGGTCAAGGCGGTCCGCCTGATGGGGCAGGACTTCGTGCTGTTCCGCGACGACAAGGGCCAGCTCGGCATGCTCGACCGCGACTGTCCGCACCGCGGCGCCGACCTCGCCTTCGGCCGCCTCGAAGGCGGCGGCCTGCGCTGCCCCTTCCACGGCTGGCTGTTCGACACCAAGGGCACCTGTCTGGAAACCCCCGCCGAGCCGGAAGGCAGCAAGCTGTGCAGCCGTATCAAGCAGTCGGCCTACCCGGTGGTCGAGAAGAGCGGGATCGTCTTTGCCTACATCGGTGAAGGCGAGCCGCCGGCCTTCCCCGAGTTCGACTGCTTCGTCGCCCCGGACACCCACGTCTTCGCCTTCAAGGGCCTGTTCGAATGCAACTGGCTGCAGGCGCTGGAAGTCGGCATCGACCCGGCGCACGCCTCCTACCTGCACCGCTTCTTCCAGGACGAAGACACCGAGGCGAGCTACGGCAAGCAGTTCCGCGGCGCCTCCAACGACTCCGACATGCCGATCACCAAGGTGCTGCGCGAGTACGACCGCCCCGAGATCAACGTCGAGTCCGCCGACTACGGCCTGCGCCTGACCTCGCTGCGCAAGCTGAGCGAGGACAGCACCCATGTGCGCGTCACCAACGTGGTGTTCCCGCAGGCCTTCGTGATCCCGATGAGCTCGGAGATGACCATCTCGCAGTGGCACGTGCCGGTCGATGACTACAACTGCTACTGGTACGCCATCTTCACCAGCTTCACCGGCCCGGTGAACAAGCAGCAGATGCGCGAGCAGCGTCTCGAACTGTACGAGCTGCCGGACTACACCTCGCGCAAGAACAAGCGCAACAACTACGGCTACAGCATCGACGAGCAGCTGAACGAGACCTACACCGGCATGGGCAACGACATCAACGTCCACGACCAGTGGGCGATCGAGTCGCAGGGCCCGATCCAGGACCGCACCCGCGAACACCTGGGCACCACCGACAAGGGCATCGTCGCCTACCGCCGCATCCTGGTAAATGCGATCGAAGCCACCCAGGCTGGCCAGCCCGCACCGATGCTGATCGACGCCGCGCAGGCCGCTGCCTTCAGCGGCCCGCCCTCGATCGACGGCGTCAGCCCGTCCGACAAGACCGCCAGCTACTGCCTGGAAGCCGACCGCAAGCGTCGCGAGCAGTCGTCCTGGGCCGCCGCCCGCCTGCCGAAATAA
- a CDS encoding GntR family transcriptional regulator, whose product MMQSQQSRVLVQLRDLILKGAFAPGERLAEIPLAERLGASRTPVRLALATLQHEGLIEPLNGGGYQMRQFTAQEVSDAIEVRGVLEGMAARLLAERGVPRQLMRELQDCIAQGEEAVNKATMDLDDYAAYQEMNNRFHDLIVHGCGNTALVRAMDMLNGQPFAAASATLPMQSALEEEGHRWMRYAHEQHRTIVEAIARGQGMRASALAQEHVEIARMNVDEALERPERVADIMPGIRFVAPGGRIARP is encoded by the coding sequence ATGATGCAGTCCCAGCAATCACGCGTACTGGTGCAGTTGCGCGATCTCATCCTCAAGGGCGCCTTTGCGCCGGGCGAACGGCTGGCGGAGATTCCGCTGGCGGAGCGGCTGGGGGCATCGCGCACACCGGTGCGGCTTGCACTGGCTACCTTGCAGCACGAGGGGCTGATCGAACCGCTGAACGGCGGCGGCTATCAGATGCGGCAGTTCACCGCGCAGGAGGTGTCGGACGCGATCGAGGTGCGGGGTGTGCTGGAGGGCATGGCGGCGCGCCTGCTGGCGGAGCGGGGCGTACCGCGCCAGTTGATGCGCGAACTGCAGGATTGCATCGCGCAGGGCGAGGAGGCGGTGAACAAGGCGACGATGGATCTCGACGATTACGCCGCCTACCAGGAGATGAACAACCGCTTCCACGATCTCATCGTCCATGGTTGCGGCAATACCGCGCTGGTACGGGCAATGGACATGCTCAACGGTCAGCCGTTCGCCGCCGCCAGCGCCACCCTGCCGATGCAGTCGGCGCTGGAAGAGGAAGGGCACCGCTGGATGCGCTACGCGCACGAGCAGCATCGCACCATCGTCGAGGCGATCGCCCGCGGTCAGGGCATGCGCGCCAGTGCGCTGGCGCAGGAGCATGTGGAGATTGCCCGGATGAACGTGGATGAAGCGCTGGAGCGCCCGGAACGGGTCGCCGACATCATGCCGGGCATCCGCTTCGTGGCGCCCGGCGGGCGCATCGCGCGGCCTTGA
- a CDS encoding malonic semialdehyde reductase, protein MTAPDTALDLAFRSARSFNRFTDRPVSADTLARLYELLKWGPTSMNSQPARYVFVQSAEAKARLKPCLAPGNVDKTMSAPVTVIVAFDTAFYENLPTQCPAIPGARDMFANNAALADATAFRNSSLQGGYLIVAARILGLDCGPMSGFDADKLNAEFFPDGRCKANLLINLGYGDASANYPRGPRLDFATVAEVV, encoded by the coding sequence ATGACCGCACCCGACACCGCCCTCGACCTAGCCTTCCGCTCCGCGCGCAGTTTCAACCGCTTCACCGACCGCCCGGTGAGCGCCGACACCCTCGCCCGCCTCTACGAGTTGCTGAAGTGGGGTCCGACCTCGATGAACTCGCAGCCCGCGCGTTACGTCTTCGTGCAGAGCGCGGAAGCCAAGGCCCGCCTCAAACCCTGCCTCGCCCCCGGCAACGTCGACAAGACCATGAGTGCGCCGGTCACGGTGATCGTCGCCTTCGACACCGCCTTCTACGAAAACCTGCCGACGCAGTGCCCGGCCATTCCCGGCGCGCGCGACATGTTCGCCAACAACGCCGCACTGGCCGACGCCACCGCCTTCCGCAACAGCAGCCTGCAGGGCGGCTACCTGATTGTTGCGGCGCGCATACTGGGCCTCGACTGCGGCCCGATGAGCGGCTTCGACGCCGACAAGCTGAATGCCGAGTTCTTCCCGGACGGCCGCTGCAAGGCCAACCTGCTGATCAACCTCGGCTACGGCGACGCCAGCGCCAATTACCCGCGCGGCCCGCGCCTGGACTTCGCGACCGTCGCCGAGGTCGTCTGA